The region AGAGGAGGAACATCTTGTAGCGGAAACTTACAGACATGGACTTCACATACGAACGAACAGTTTTTTCGAACAAGTATAACCGATGTAGCTATGATTTTCAACAACATCCAGAAAGGATATGCGCTAGAAAAAGAACAATTTACTATTGATTCAAGCTCTTGATACTTGTACTGAAAGCTTTAGCGTATACACTAATGTGAGAAAAGCAAGGATGCTGTACTTTAAACCACAAATAATTTTATGTACAATGGTGTGCAGAACGTAATTACGAAACTTTCACGctgtgtgtcactgccaagtaacaaagctCGATTAAATTTAGACAGCACATAGAAGACGTTACACAGCTTCTACTGCACATGTTGTTTCTGCTTTTTGAGCACTGCAGCCCGCAAGGTTCTTaattttagtcctcctttcgttaaagtttttgtttttaatttcagtaGCTTCCTGTACGTGCTGACATAGTAATGATGAGACTTTTATAAAACTAGAGGATCAGAGAAGCGAATTTGGTGGTTTCCTGGACCCAATACACGATCTGCTACTGACGATTATCCGTGCTGCCCAGCCAACTGCCATTGGATTCTTTAAGGCGAATGTTGATACGTCTTTTAGTAGTTCCTCTGTTTACTTGAGGGATTTTGTATTATGTGTGACAGAGAAGCCCATGTAGCTAAAATCAGTGACGTGAATACCGACCGTGACTGCCATAGTTAGGAGGGTACTTGTAACTTTCGCTGTAATCTGGCGCTGCAGCAGTGAACCGCTTAATAGTAAAGCATCGCATATCTGTTACAGGGGCGGGCATGTTGGCTCGCAAGATGGCCGGCGCAGTTAGCCCCGTCGTGGAGCTGACAAAGGACGGTGACACCTACACGTTCAAGTCTGCGTCGGCGTTCAGGACCATGCTCATAGCCTTCAAACTCGATGAGGAGTTCGTAGAGGAGACTCCTGACGGCCGCAAAGTGAATTCTACCATCACCCAGGAAGGCAACAAGCTGCACCACATCCAGAAGGGCGAGAAGACCACCACCACTGTGCGGGAGTTCTCAGACGAAGAGCTGAAGATGGTGAGTAGGGTCAGCGCGAAAG is a window of Schistocerca gregaria isolate iqSchGreg1 chromosome 8, iqSchGreg1.2, whole genome shotgun sequence DNA encoding:
- the LOC126284718 gene encoding fatty acid-binding protein, muscle-like; protein product: MPVDEFIGRKYKLDKSENFDEFLKALGAGMLARKMAGAVSPVVELTKDGDTYTFKSASAFRTMLIAFKLDEEFVEETPDGRKVNSTITQEGNKLHHIQKGEKTTTTVREFSDEELKMTMTVDDIVCTRIYKAI